From Aedes albopictus strain Foshan chromosome 1, AalbF5, whole genome shotgun sequence, one genomic window encodes:
- the LOC109431432 gene encoding dynein regulatory complex protein 10-like, with the protein MSDISWINTIINTETEEDVHIFDFRLRKEWIGHVIDELEENLQLFFCLVNSVQNLPYSRAREQARMELHQLSTLAPLDLIDHLKHLHTKFGDCRYEISDRYQHILKAVQNLHEILPIEGELLLPYKRKSTQDEKLQWITNILVGKTKIHGLRHKIQATHNAIEETKFETSTLIDRSSDEIHEIIDESQQVLIELKQAGDLKFAELQDETSKKILDLDNVKEYRDLVQEHEQKRRKITKLTVQLQLWIKQYDKFVGEPMKELQELEAEVDKFEEWKEAVYDPQLERYEELRASVDMFEAELTEEQVEAFRIAHAARIIQRGWRRVLEKRKMKKKKGKKGKKKGGVGKTAKNKKK; encoded by the exons ATGTCGGATATCAG CTGGATCAACACAATCATCAACACGGAAACCGAAGAGGACGTTCACATTTTCGACTTTAGATTGCGAAAGGAATGGATCGGACATGTTATCGATGAACTGGAAGAAaatcttcaattatttttttgtctCGTAAACAGTGTTCAAAATTTACCTTACTCTCGAGCGCGAGAACAGGCGCGTATGGAACTCCATCAGTTGTCCACACTGGCACCGCTTGATTTAATCGACCATTTGAAgcatttacatacaaaatttggtGACTGTCGATATGAG ATTTCAGACAGATATCAACACATTCTGAAAGCGGTAcaaaatttacatgaaatattGCCCATTGAAGGCGAACTACTTCTACCCTACAAAAGGAAAAGTACGCAAGACGAAAAGCTCCAATGGATTACAAATATCCTGGTGGGTAAAACTAAAATTCACGGTTTACGTCATAAGATTCAAGCCACACACAATGCTATCGAAGAAACAAAATTTGAGACTTCCACCCTGATCGACCGCAGCTCCGATGAAATACACGAAATCATCGATGAGTCTCAACAGGTGCTGATCGAGTTGAAACAAGCAGGAGATCTGAAGTTTGCAGAGCTTCAGGATGAGACGTCCAAAAAGATCCTCGACTTGGACAACGTTAAAGAGTACCGAGATTTAGTGCAGGAACATGAACAGAAGCGCCGCAAAATCACCAAATTGACAGTTCAGCTGCAGCTGTGGATTAAGCAGTACGACAAGTTTGTTGGAGAGCCAATGAAGGAGCTACAAGAACTGGAGGCTGAAGTGGACAAGTTTGAAGAATGGAAAGAAGCAGTGTACGATCCGCAGCTGGAAAGATACGAAGAACTACGGGCAAGTGTTGATATGTTCGAAGCTGAGCTGACCGAAGAACAGGTGGAAGCGTTCAGGATTGCGCATGCTGCACGCATTATACAAAGGGGATGGCGAAGGGTGCTCGagaaaagaaaaatgaaaaagaagAAGGGAAAGAAGGGCAAAAAGAAGGGTGGGGTTGGGAAGACggctaaaaataaaaagaaatga